One window from the genome of Candidatus Didemnitutus sp. encodes:
- a CDS encoding nucleotidyltransferase, giving the protein MGSRFGGLKQVQPVGPHGELIIEYSIFDALRAGFDRLVLVIRKDIEADFRATIGRRLESRMAVEYVFQELDDLPGVARASSLPTRTKPWGTGHAVLAARDVVKRPFAVINADDFYGASGYRALAAHFAASRDYALVGYPLRQTLSEHGSVSRGVCAVDAAGRLKHITELTKIEQTATGVRYLDGAGAAQPLTGDETVSVNFWGFTPALLPQLQALFAEFLAARGADPKAEFYLPTAISDLNERGAANVALLRSESAWFGITYREDLPTAMSAVRELVAAGQYPAPLWS; this is encoded by the coding sequence ATGGGCAGCCGTTTCGGCGGGCTCAAGCAAGTCCAGCCTGTCGGGCCGCATGGCGAGCTGATCATCGAGTATTCGATCTTCGATGCGCTGCGCGCGGGCTTCGACCGGCTTGTGCTCGTCATCCGCAAGGACATCGAGGCCGACTTCCGCGCCACGATCGGCCGCCGCCTCGAGTCGCGCATGGCGGTCGAATACGTTTTTCAGGAACTGGACGATTTGCCGGGAGTGGCGCGAGCGAGCTCGCTGCCTACGCGGACGAAGCCGTGGGGCACGGGCCACGCGGTGCTGGCGGCGCGCGACGTCGTGAAGCGACCGTTCGCCGTGATCAATGCCGACGACTTCTACGGTGCTTCCGGCTACCGCGCGCTCGCGGCGCATTTTGCCGCGTCGCGGGACTACGCGCTCGTTGGCTATCCGCTGCGGCAAACGTTGTCGGAGCACGGCAGCGTGAGTCGCGGCGTGTGCGCGGTCGATGCGGCGGGTCGGTTGAAGCACATCACCGAGCTGACAAAGATCGAACAGACCGCGACGGGCGTGCGCTATCTCGACGGCGCAGGCGCCGCGCAGCCGCTGACCGGCGACGAGACGGTGTCGGTGAACTTTTGGGGCTTCACGCCGGCATTACTGCCGCAGTTGCAGGCTCTGTTCGCGGAGTTTCTCGCCGCGCGCGGCGCCGATCCGAAGGCGGAATTCTATCTACCGACGGCAATCAGCGACCTCAATGAACGCGGCGCGGCCAACGTGGCGTTGCTGCGCAGCGAGAGCGCGTGGTTCGGCATCACGTATCGCGAGGACTTGCCGACGGCGATGAGCGCGGTGCGCGAGTTGGTGGCGGCGGGGCAGTATCCCGCGCCGCTGTGGAGCTGA
- a CDS encoding prepilin-type N-terminal cleavage/methylation domain-containing protein, producing MKRRVQGFTLLELLVAVTLTLGMAAVMLAVTTGTLNVWRRSQDRFSTSVQAKLALDFLERDLHAGVFRSDAATTWLAVDVTNSSGSLVSRGWQVASLMKPSTGESLNLLPTSDDGRNSPISNARFGVSGTWLRMISTVAESGTDGALPRAVAYQVARRPQTGAISATNPAEVRYALYRAAVSSSTSFANGNDVTAGYGTALSVVNASDAILSNAVDFGVWLYVQAADGSLRRIFPADAGDISHAARDSGGAPDANRYPSVADVMIRVLSEEGARQVAAMEQATIARPSNYTSDAEWWWSVVEANSSVYVRRIELKGGAR from the coding sequence ATGAAACGTCGAGTCCAGGGCTTCACGTTACTTGAGCTGTTGGTGGCGGTCACCCTCACGCTGGGCATGGCTGCGGTGATGCTCGCCGTCACCACGGGCACTCTGAACGTCTGGCGCCGCTCGCAGGATCGTTTCTCCACGTCGGTGCAAGCGAAGCTCGCGTTGGACTTCCTAGAGCGAGACCTGCATGCTGGAGTTTTCCGTTCGGACGCGGCGACAACGTGGCTGGCGGTGGATGTCACGAACAGTTCTGGCAGCCTGGTAAGCCGGGGGTGGCAGGTTGCGTCGTTGATGAAGCCGTCGACTGGCGAAAGCCTGAATCTGTTGCCCACGAGCGATGACGGGCGCAATTCCCCTATTTCAAACGCCCGTTTCGGAGTGTCGGGGACTTGGCTACGGATGATCAGCACGGTGGCCGAGTCCGGCACGGATGGTGCGTTGCCAAGAGCGGTCGCTTATCAGGTGGCCCGGCGTCCGCAGACCGGTGCCATCTCGGCAACAAATCCTGCCGAGGTCCGTTACGCGCTCTACCGGGCAGCGGTCTCCTCATCGACCAGTTTTGCAAACGGCAACGACGTCACTGCTGGTTACGGAACCGCGCTTTCCGTTGTGAACGCCAGCGACGCGATTCTTAGCAATGCTGTCGATTTTGGTGTGTGGCTCTACGTTCAGGCTGCCGATGGTTCGCTGCGACGCATTTTTCCGGCTGATGCCGGCGACATTTCACACGCCGCTCGCGACTCCGGTGGCGCGCCGGACGCCAACCGTTATCCCAGTGTCGCTGATGTGATGATTCGCGTGTTGTCAGAGGAAGGCGCTCGTCAGGTCGCTGCCATGGAGCAGGCAACGATCGCGCGGCCGTCCAACTACACCAGCGACGCCGAATGGTGGTGGTCGGTTGTCGAGGCGAATTCGAGCGTCTATGTCCGACGCATCGAACTGAAAGGCGGTGCACGGTGA
- a CDS encoding serine/threonine-protein phosphatase, with product MKLRSSALTDIGCYRQQNEDSFLCDDGLQLYAVADGIGGLPAGAAASRAALDEFAEWFLKDARKPFDYSAALARANDAVFTLGRQLSPRYGIGTTLTLAHFAEGAVNVVHVGDSYMFRLRAGDLEALTREHNLENEMRARAARGEPTYLLSENRAALTRCVGQPPPLEGDIDAHAIETGDRYLLCTDGITRCITPHEIAKHLANAHAPETAARVLVELARERGGLDNATAIVIFAE from the coding sequence ATGAAGCTGCGCTCGTCCGCCCTCACCGACATCGGCTGCTACCGGCAGCAGAACGAGGACAGCTTTTTGTGCGACGACGGCCTGCAACTCTACGCCGTGGCCGATGGCATCGGCGGCCTGCCCGCCGGTGCCGCCGCGAGCCGGGCCGCACTCGACGAGTTCGCCGAGTGGTTTCTCAAGGACGCACGGAAACCCTTCGACTACTCTGCTGCGCTCGCGCGCGCCAACGACGCCGTGTTCACGCTCGGCCGCCAGCTCAGTCCGCGCTACGGCATCGGCACCACGCTGACGCTCGCGCATTTCGCGGAAGGTGCCGTGAACGTCGTGCACGTCGGCGACAGCTACATGTTCCGGCTCCGCGCCGGCGACCTCGAGGCGCTCACCCGCGAGCATAATCTGGAAAATGAGATGCGCGCCCGCGCCGCGCGCGGCGAACCCACCTACCTCCTGTCGGAAAACCGCGCCGCCCTCACCCGCTGCGTGGGCCAGCCGCCGCCGCTGGAAGGCGACATCGACGCGCACGCCATCGAGACCGGCGACCGCTACCTGCTTTGCACCGACGGCATCACGCGGTGCATCACGCCGCACGAAATCGCCAAACACCTCGCGAACGCCCACGCACCCGAGACCGCCGCGCGCGTCCTCGTCGAACTCGCACGCGAGCGCGGCGGCCTCGACAACGCGACCGCGATCGTGATTTTCGCCGAATAA
- the acs gene encoding acetate--CoA ligase, which yields MSDQTITSVSRESRVFKPSAEFKGQANLGSFESYRKLYTESVNAPDKFWAKQANTQLVWRKPFKQVLQWKPPFAKWFVGGKLSVAENCLDRHLGTVRENKAAIIFEGEPGDVRTITYRQLYFHVCRFAHVLENMGIKPGDRIAIYMPMIPEAVIAMLACARVGAVHTVVFGGFSPEALKDRINDCKAKVVITADGGWRRGKIVELKANVDKALEGAPTVQSVLVVKRTGHDVNIVEGRDTWWREAWQGAPNFHDAKAFDSEHPLFILYTSGSTGKPKGVLHTSAGYLLGAKLSSQYVFDLKDSDRYFCSADIGWITGHSYVVYGLLSNGSTVFLYEGAPNQPEPDRFWQMIDRHGITILYTAPTAIRAFMRWGDNYVLRHRLDSLRLLGSVGEPINPEAWMWYHKMIGKKKCPIVDTWWQTETGSIMITPLPGVTPTKPGSATLPFFGVAPKVVDNDGKEVPRNSGGKLVITKPWPSMLRTLWGDDERFKKAYFSEFPNNPDFYFTGDGARQDKDGYFWIVGRIDDVLNVSGHRIGTAEVESALVSHPFVAEAAAVGRPDELKGQSLVVFVTLKTGHEATDELKEALRAHVAKEIGALARPDQVRFAAGLPKTRSGKIMRRLLKELATSGEIKGDTTTLEDFSVIAALKSDDE from the coding sequence GTGTCGGACCAAACGATTACCTCAGTGTCCCGGGAGAGTAGAGTTTTCAAACCCTCAGCCGAGTTCAAGGGCCAGGCAAACCTTGGCAGCTTCGAAAGTTACCGTAAGCTCTACACCGAGTCTGTCAACGCCCCAGATAAATTCTGGGCCAAACAGGCCAACACGCAGCTCGTGTGGCGCAAGCCTTTCAAGCAGGTTCTGCAATGGAAACCACCGTTCGCCAAGTGGTTCGTGGGCGGTAAGTTAAGCGTCGCCGAAAACTGCCTCGATCGCCACCTCGGCACCGTTCGCGAGAACAAGGCCGCAATCATCTTCGAAGGTGAGCCGGGCGACGTCCGGACGATCACTTATCGCCAGCTTTACTTCCACGTCTGCCGCTTCGCACACGTGCTGGAAAACATGGGCATCAAGCCCGGTGACCGCATCGCGATCTACATGCCGATGATTCCCGAAGCGGTCATCGCGATGCTCGCCTGCGCGCGCGTCGGCGCGGTGCACACGGTCGTCTTTGGCGGTTTCTCGCCCGAAGCGCTCAAGGACCGCATCAACGACTGCAAAGCCAAGGTCGTCATCACCGCCGACGGCGGCTGGCGTCGCGGCAAGATCGTCGAACTCAAGGCCAACGTCGACAAGGCCCTCGAGGGCGCGCCGACCGTCCAATCCGTCCTCGTCGTCAAGCGCACCGGCCACGACGTCAACATCGTCGAAGGCCGCGACACGTGGTGGCGCGAAGCCTGGCAGGGCGCGCCGAATTTCCACGACGCGAAGGCCTTCGATTCCGAGCACCCGCTCTTCATCCTCTACACCTCCGGCTCGACCGGAAAACCCAAGGGCGTGCTCCACACTTCCGCCGGCTACCTGCTCGGCGCGAAGCTCAGCTCGCAATACGTCTTCGATCTCAAGGACAGCGATCGCTACTTCTGCTCGGCCGACATCGGCTGGATCACCGGCCACAGCTACGTCGTCTACGGCCTGCTCTCGAACGGCTCGACCGTCTTCCTCTACGAAGGCGCGCCCAACCAGCCCGAGCCGGACCGTTTCTGGCAGATGATCGACCGCCACGGCATCACGATCCTCTACACCGCGCCGACAGCCATCCGCGCGTTCATGCGCTGGGGCGACAACTACGTTCTCCGCCACCGTCTCGACTCGCTGCGCCTGCTCGGCTCCGTGGGCGAGCCGATCAATCCCGAGGCGTGGATGTGGTATCACAAGATGATCGGCAAAAAGAAGTGCCCGATCGTCGACACGTGGTGGCAGACCGAAACCGGCTCCATCATGATCACGCCGCTGCCCGGCGTCACTCCGACCAAGCCCGGCTCGGCCACGCTGCCGTTCTTCGGCGTCGCGCCGAAGGTCGTCGACAACGACGGCAAGGAAGTCCCGCGCAACAGCGGCGGCAAACTCGTCATCACCAAGCCGTGGCCCTCGATGCTTCGCACGCTCTGGGGCGACGACGAACGTTTCAAAAAAGCCTACTTCTCCGAGTTCCCGAACAACCCCGACTTCTACTTCACTGGCGACGGTGCCCGGCAGGACAAGGACGGCTACTTCTGGATCGTCGGCCGCATCGACGACGTCCTCAACGTCTCCGGCCACCGCATCGGCACCGCGGAAGTTGAGAGCGCGCTCGTCTCGCATCCGTTCGTTGCCGAAGCCGCCGCCGTGGGACGCCCCGACGAACTCAAGGGCCAATCGCTCGTCGTGTTCGTCACGCTGAAGACCGGCCACGAAGCCACCGACGAACTCAAGGAAGCTCTCCGCGCGCACGTCGCGAAGGAGATCGGCGCCCTCGCGCGACCCGACCAAGTCCGCTTCGCCGCGGGCCTGCCCAAAACGCGCTCCGGAAAAATCATGCGCCGTCTGCTCAAGGAACTCGCCACCTCCGGCGAGATCAAGGGCGACACGACGACGCTCGAGGACTTCTCCGTCATCGCCGCGCTGAAGTCCGACGACGAGTAA
- a CDS encoding tetratricopeptide repeat protein yields MSSARFAALVTAQPENEMFRFSLAQALLREGKDTEAVPHLEFCAAKKADWMMARILLGKTLLALGRATDAKPWLEQALQLAIEQNHEDPERELRGILAELS; encoded by the coding sequence ATGAGCTCCGCCCGCTTTGCCGCCCTCGTGACCGCGCAGCCCGAGAACGAGATGTTCCGCTTCAGCCTCGCGCAGGCCCTGCTGCGCGAGGGCAAGGACACCGAAGCCGTGCCGCATCTCGAATTTTGCGCGGCAAAGAAAGCCGACTGGATGATGGCCCGCATTCTCCTCGGCAAAACGCTGCTCGCGCTCGGCCGCGCGACCGATGCGAAGCCATGGCTCGAGCAGGCGCTGCAACTCGCCATCGAGCAGAACCACGAAGACCCCGAGCGCGAACTGCGCGGGATCCTCGCGGAACTGAGTTGA
- a CDS encoding type II secretion system protein GspG, whose product MPEKTAGANSPRASASPERPALLHPSSVLRLPSSVSRPPSSGFTLLELLAVIAIIAVLTGIVIGVGRRASEAGKVARAKAELAALSAALESYKRQYGDYPQTDDNAQLLQALIGKLGPTRLALSPAGRAQLEAAKFTIALTAAPNTPVDPFANASAVLLDPWEQPYRYVYKTGGTWTNPSFVLYSIGADGLDSPTLLSGGFIDVAPAANADNLYANRN is encoded by the coding sequence GTGCCCGAGAAAACTGCAGGAGCGAATTCGCCCCGCGCCTCCGCGTCCCCTGAACGCCCCGCGCTTCTCCATCCTTCCTCCGTGCTCCGCCTTCCGTCCTCAGTCTCCCGTCCTCCGTCTTCCGGCTTCACGCTCCTCGAACTCCTCGCCGTGATCGCGATCATCGCGGTCCTCACCGGCATCGTGATCGGCGTCGGTCGCCGCGCTTCTGAGGCCGGCAAAGTCGCCCGCGCCAAAGCCGAACTCGCCGCACTCTCCGCTGCGCTCGAATCCTACAAGCGCCAATACGGCGACTACCCGCAGACCGACGACAACGCGCAACTGCTCCAAGCGCTCATCGGCAAGCTCGGGCCGACGCGCCTCGCGCTCAGTCCTGCCGGCCGCGCGCAGCTCGAGGCGGCGAAGTTCACCATCGCTCTGACCGCCGCGCCGAACACTCCCGTCGATCCATTTGCGAACGCCTCCGCCGTGCTGCTCGATCCGTGGGAGCAGCCTTATCGCTACGTCTACAAGACCGGCGGCACTTGGACGAATCCGTCGTTCGTGCTCTACAGCATTGGCGCTGACGGACTCGACTCGCCGACGCTCCTGAGCGGCGGGTTCATCGATGTTGCTCCCGCCGCCAACGCCGACAACCTCTACGCCAATCGCAATTGA
- a CDS encoding GIY-YIG nuclease family protein: MYYAYILESLSRPGERYTGSTSDLKSRLREHNAGLSAHTAKFHPWRIVFYAAFENEPKARAFERYLKTGSGREFSRRHF, encoded by the coding sequence ATGTATTACGCTTACATCCTGGAAAGCCTTTCGCGCCCCGGTGAACGCTACACAGGCAGCACGTCGGACCTGAAATCGCGGCTTCGTGAGCACAACGCCGGTCTCTCCGCGCACACGGCGAAATTTCACCCGTGGCGCATCGTTTTCTACGCCGCATTCGAAAACGAACCCAAAGCACGCGCCTTCGAACGATACCTGAAGACCGGCTCCGGTCGCGAATTCTCCCGCCGCCACTTTTGA
- a CDS encoding ATP-dependent DNA helicase, with the protein MISLNEGGGAAVSRAVELTSAVFADDGWLCTSLSLEHRPEQERMAHAVAAAMEGDTSLLCEAGTGVGKSLAYLIPGIIHAVDTRRQFLVSTHTKTLQEQVRDKDLANCRRLFAAAPELAAYRDFTSAVLMGKGNYLCTTRLARALQEKTELFATPEQEQLARLAAWALKTETGLLADLPERVAPEVWDEVSADSDACSSKHCDSAACFYQRAKKRRDSANLVIVNHSLLFTLMAVQAAQEKSLARGILRLDDFLVLDEAHTVPDIATEHLGLALTSAGLRRQLHALFNPKRKKGLFVRHKDTGGQRAVEIAAEQADHFFATVAEKIPAGSSLQRWREADAVEHLLAGPLNSVVARLDALRTCLPPENIAHVEVETKQKRLSAYRDAIKSWLDLAREGDVHWAEMVDRRKELVVSLRSAPLDVSAELRRRLFQRETSCVLTSATLATGSSIEPFRERVGAHAVETVIEKSPFDYERHMRVYLAADVPEPSASAEGKLALDAITDYVRFCTLAVRGGSLVLFTSYRDLLAVAARLEPDYRAAGRKCLVQESGVSRSELAEKLRQAGNGVLFGTESFWTGIDVPGDALSQVIITRLPFEPPNHPVAQARAEWVASEGGNPFAQLALPEALGKFRQGIGRLIRSKSDRGIVTILDPRMLTKAYGREFVASLPTPRYERLTRSDRERIFRPFI; encoded by the coding sequence CGCCCCGAGCAGGAACGCATGGCGCACGCCGTGGCCGCCGCCATGGAGGGCGACACCAGCCTGCTCTGCGAGGCCGGCACCGGCGTCGGCAAGAGCCTCGCGTATCTCATCCCCGGCATCATCCACGCCGTCGACACGCGCCGGCAGTTTCTCGTCTCGACGCACACGAAGACCCTGCAGGAACAGGTGCGCGACAAGGACCTTGCGAACTGCCGCCGCCTGTTCGCCGCCGCGCCCGAGCTCGCTGCGTATCGCGACTTCACGAGCGCCGTGCTGATGGGCAAAGGCAATTACCTCTGCACGACCCGACTCGCCCGCGCGCTCCAGGAAAAGACGGAACTCTTCGCCACGCCCGAACAGGAGCAACTCGCCCGCCTCGCCGCCTGGGCGCTGAAAACCGAAACCGGCTTGCTCGCGGACCTGCCCGAACGCGTCGCGCCCGAAGTGTGGGACGAAGTCTCTGCCGACTCCGACGCCTGCTCCTCGAAACACTGCGACAGCGCCGCGTGTTTCTACCAGCGCGCCAAAAAGCGCCGCGATTCCGCCAATCTCGTCATCGTCAACCACAGCCTGCTCTTCACGCTGATGGCCGTGCAGGCGGCGCAGGAAAAGTCGCTCGCGCGCGGCATCCTGCGGCTCGACGACTTCCTCGTCCTCGACGAGGCGCACACCGTGCCCGACATCGCGACCGAACACCTCGGCCTCGCGCTCACTTCCGCCGGACTGCGGCGACAGCTCCACGCGCTCTTCAACCCGAAGCGCAAGAAAGGCCTCTTCGTCCGCCACAAGGACACCGGCGGACAGCGCGCCGTGGAAATCGCCGCCGAGCAAGCCGACCATTTTTTCGCCACCGTCGCGGAGAAAATTCCCGCGGGATCGAGCCTCCAGCGTTGGCGCGAAGCCGACGCCGTCGAACACCTCCTCGCCGGTCCGCTCAACAGCGTCGTCGCGCGCCTCGACGCACTGCGCACGTGCCTGCCGCCGGAGAACATCGCGCACGTCGAGGTGGAAACGAAGCAGAAGCGCCTCTCCGCCTACCGCGACGCGATCAAGTCCTGGCTCGATCTTGCGCGCGAAGGCGACGTGCACTGGGCCGAGATGGTGGACCGCCGCAAGGAACTCGTCGTCAGCCTGCGCTCGGCGCCACTCGATGTCTCCGCCGAGCTGCGCCGCCGGCTTTTCCAGCGCGAAACTTCGTGCGTGCTCACCAGCGCGACGCTCGCCACCGGCAGCTCGATCGAGCCGTTCCGCGAGCGCGTGGGCGCACATGCCGTCGAGACGGTGATCGAAAAATCGCCGTTCGACTACGAACGGCACATGCGCGTCTACCTCGCCGCCGACGTGCCGGAGCCGTCCGCCTCCGCCGAGGGCAAACTCGCGCTCGACGCCATCACCGACTACGTGCGCTTCTGCACGCTCGCAGTGCGCGGCGGCTCACTCGTGTTGTTCACGAGCTACCGCGATCTCCTCGCCGTCGCCGCGCGACTCGAGCCGGACTACCGCGCCGCCGGTCGCAAATGCCTCGTCCAGGAATCGGGCGTCTCCCGTTCCGAACTCGCCGAGAAACTCCGCCAAGCCGGCAACGGTGTGCTCTTCGGCACCGAGAGTTTCTGGACCGGCATCGACGTGCCCGGCGACGCCCTCTCGCAGGTGATCATCACGCGCCTGCCGTTCGAGCCACCCAATCACCCGGTCGCGCAAGCTAGGGCCGAATGGGTCGCCTCGGAGGGAGGAAATCCCTTTGCCCAGCTCGCGTTGCCGGAGGCGCTGGGCAAATTCCGCCAAGGCATCGGCCGGCTAATCCGCAGCAAGTCCGACCGCGGCATCGTCACCATTCTCGACCCGCGCATGCTCACGAAGGCCTACGGCCGCGAATTCGTCGCCAGCCTGCCAACGCCGCGCTACGAACGCCTCACGCGCTCCGACCGCGAACGGATTTTTCGTCCTTTCATTTGA
- the rho gene encoding transcription termination factor Rho — MEKDQQPDAPASQASEQNPAAQPPQQPDNSIRVEGILDLDNSRNGQLLDLSRFGKRRPTDPFVPRELIRRFKLGQGSMITAQATPDQRFPNPKVRFIEKVDGMDLEARRRVVEFANLLTITPNEHLKLELKDGRMTTRVVDLFCPIGKGTRGLIVAPPRTGKTTFLRDMALGVLENHPECHVMILLVDERPEEVTDFKRSVPAEVWASSNDESVENHIRIAELCIERAKRLVEAGKDVVLFVDSLTRLSRAYNTQRNSGRTGSGGLDVRALEKPRQLFASARNTEDGGSLTIIASILVETGSRMDDVIFQEFKGTGNMELVLDRKAAEMRIWPAVNVQSSGTRKEELLLDAKNLEGIHFFRRALVQQKIEEATDTMVTRLSKTKNNAEFLKLIAR; from the coding sequence ATGGAAAAAGACCAACAGCCCGACGCCCCCGCGTCGCAGGCTTCCGAACAGAATCCGGCCGCGCAACCCCCGCAACAGCCGGACAACTCAATTCGCGTCGAAGGCATCCTCGACCTCGACAACAGCCGCAACGGCCAGCTGCTCGACCTCTCGCGCTTCGGCAAGCGGCGTCCGACCGACCCGTTCGTGCCGCGTGAGCTGATCCGCCGCTTCAAGCTCGGCCAGGGCTCGATGATCACCGCTCAGGCGACACCCGATCAGCGCTTCCCCAATCCGAAGGTCCGCTTCATTGAAAAGGTCGACGGCATGGACCTCGAGGCGCGTCGCCGCGTCGTCGAGTTCGCCAATCTCCTCACGATCACGCCCAACGAGCACCTCAAGCTCGAGCTGAAGGACGGCCGCATGACCACCCGCGTCGTCGACCTCTTCTGCCCCATCGGCAAGGGCACGCGCGGCCTCATCGTCGCCCCGCCACGCACCGGCAAGACGACCTTTCTCCGCGACATGGCGCTGGGCGTCCTTGAGAATCACCCCGAGTGCCACGTCATGATCCTCCTCGTCGACGAGCGTCCCGAGGAAGTCACTGACTTCAAGCGCAGCGTCCCAGCCGAAGTCTGGGCGTCGTCCAACGACGAGTCCGTCGAGAACCACATCCGCATTGCCGAGCTCTGCATCGAACGCGCCAAGCGCCTCGTCGAAGCCGGCAAGGACGTCGTGCTCTTCGTCGACTCCCTCACCCGCCTCTCCCGCGCCTACAACACCCAGCGCAACTCCGGCCGCACCGGCTCGGGCGGCTTGGATGTCCGCGCGCTGGAGAAACCGCGCCAGCTCTTCGCCTCCGCCCGCAACACCGAAGACGGCGGCTCACTCACCATCATCGCCTCCATTCTCGTCGAAACCGGCTCGCGCATGGACGACGTGATTTTCCAGGAATTCAAGGGCACCGGCAACATGGAGCTCGTCCTCGACCGCAAGGCCGCCGAGATGCGCATCTGGCCCGCCGTGAACGTCCAATCCTCCGGCACACGAAAGGAAGAGCTTCTCCTCGACGCCAAGAACCTCGAAGGCATCCACTTCTTCCGCCGCGCGCTCGTCCAGCAAAAGATCGAGGAAGCCACCGACACGATGGTCACTCGCCTTTCGAAGACGAAGAACAACGCGGAATTCCTCAAGCTCATCGCCCGGTAA
- a CDS encoding prepilin-type N-terminal cleavage/methylation domain-containing protein, with protein MISSAPRRAASGFTLLELLVVVGLISAFSFILINTLGTTRGAALQSAQGMLANLIVAARTKAAASGQSSRILIQFDATSNTAATRFLRHLVLQVQVSGTWQSLTEVYLPEGTYILPGNYALPLGLLAATDTPWTRPSDNQDMRSTALRSGNITVAAINGGTTEQWTGMVFSANGTTTNSNGALIVAAGRPRAPASYGSGESPVELLHPEQVRGLSISTYGVAALINSRAGF; from the coding sequence ATGATCTCGTCCGCCCCACGCCGAGCCGCGTCGGGTTTCACGCTGCTGGAACTGCTCGTCGTCGTCGGGCTGATCTCGGCGTTCTCGTTCATCCTCATTAACACGTTGGGCACCACGCGTGGCGCGGCGCTGCAATCCGCGCAGGGCATGTTGGCGAATTTGATTGTTGCTGCGCGCACCAAGGCGGCCGCCTCCGGCCAGTCGAGCCGTATCCTGATCCAGTTCGACGCAACGAGCAACACAGCGGCGACGCGTTTTCTGAGACACCTCGTGCTGCAAGTTCAGGTCAGCGGGACGTGGCAGTCACTGACCGAGGTCTATTTGCCGGAAGGAACGTATATTCTCCCGGGGAACTACGCATTGCCCTTGGGCTTGCTTGCCGCGACCGATACGCCGTGGACGCGGCCTAGCGATAACCAGGATATGCGTTCGACCGCGTTGCGGAGCGGTAATATCACCGTCGCGGCGATCAATGGGGGCACCACTGAACAATGGACAGGCATGGTCTTCTCTGCGAACGGCACTACCACGAACTCCAACGGGGCGCTCATTGTTGCTGCCGGTCGACCGCGCGCCCCAGCGTCGTATGGTTCGGGGGAATCGCCGGTGGAATTATTGCACCCTGAGCAGGTGCGTGGCTTGAGTATCAGCACGTATGGCGTGGCTGCGTTGATCAACAGCCGTGCGGGCTTCTGA
- a CDS encoding prepilin-type N-terminal cleavage/methylation domain-containing protein has protein sequence MKPSAFSFQRSACGARRAFSLLELLAVIAVIGILASLIFPSISGARKSANRAKTKVQFNQWAAAIESFRSEYGYYPTFDTSNLVNGGAMTVVSGDHLFHDILAGKKRDGSALTTGSTIAAGSQNRKRIPFYSFSDSDLTPADAAFPNLLRDAFDNLSIAVLVDRNLDGKIDNNDYGTFPNVVAADGSSIRPTATDIPTTGVRAGVVFYAPDPNATAAAPAFIFSWK, from the coding sequence ATGAAGCCATCAGCGTTCAGCTTTCAGCGCTCAGCTTGCGGAGCGCGTCGCGCGTTTTCCCTGCTCGAGCTTCTCGCCGTCATCGCAGTCATCGGTATCCTCGCGAGCCTGATATTCCCGAGCATCTCGGGCGCCCGCAAATCGGCCAATCGCGCCAAGACGAAAGTGCAATTCAATCAATGGGCGGCGGCGATTGAATCGTTCCGCAGCGAATACGGATACTATCCGACTTTCGACACCTCGAACCTCGTCAACGGCGGCGCGATGACCGTCGTGTCGGGCGACCATCTCTTCCACGACATCCTTGCGGGCAAGAAGCGCGACGGCAGCGCGCTCACCACCGGCTCGACGATCGCCGCCGGCAGCCAGAACCGCAAACGCATCCCATTCTACTCCTTCTCGGATTCGGACCTCACGCCCGCCGACGCGGCGTTTCCGAACCTTCTCCGCGACGCCTTCGACAACCTCTCCATCGCCGTGCTGGTCGACCGCAACCTCGACGGGAAGATCGACAACAACGACTACGGCACGTTCCCGAATGTTGTTGCCGCCGACGGCTCCTCGATCCGTCCCACCGCGACCGATATTCCCACGACGGGCGTCCGTGCCGGCGTGGTCTTCTACGCCCCCGACCCGAACGCGACCGCCGCCGCACCGGCGTTCATCTTTAGCTGGAAATGA